The Streptomyces sp. NBC_00569 genomic sequence CTTGAGCTCGAGCGCGAGGTGCAGGACGACACGGGCGCCGGACATCCCGATCGGGTGACCGAGGGCGATCGCGCCGCCGTTGACGTTCACCTTTTCCGATGACACGCCGAGGTCCTTCATTGACTGCACGGCGACGGCCGCGAAGGCCTCGTTGATCTCGACGAGGTCGAGGTCCTCGACGCCCAGGCCCTCCTTCTTGAGGGCGTGCCGGATGGCGTTCGAGGGCTGCGACTGGAGCGAGTTGTCGGGGCCCGCCACGTTTCCGTGGGCGCCGATCTCGGCGATCCACTCCAGGCCGAGCTCCTGCGCCTTCGCCTTGCTCATGACGACGACCGCGGCGGCGCCGTCGGAGATCTGCGAGGAGGTGCCGGCCGTGATCGTGCCGTCCTTGGCGAACGCGGGCCGCAGCTTGCCGAGCGACTCGGCGGTCGTCTCGGCGCGGATGCCCTCGTCCTTGCTGAACAGGATCGGGTCGCCCTTGCGCTGCGGGATCTCGACGGGGGTGATCTCCGCCTCGAAGAGGCCGTTCTTCTGGGCGGCTGCGGCGCGCTGGTGCGACTGGGCGGCGATCTCGTCCTGCTCGGGGCGCCTGATGCCGAGGCGGGTGTTGTGCTTCTCCGTCGACTCACCCATCGGGATGTTCTCGAAGGAGTCGGTCAGGCCGTCGTACGCCATCGCGTCGAGCATCTCGACGGCGCCGTACTTGTAGCCCTCGCGGGACTTGGGAAGCAGGTGGGGCGCGTTCGTCATGGACTCCTGGCCGCCCGCGACGACGACGTCGAACTCGCCGGCGCGGATCAGCTGGTCGGCGAGCGCGATGGCGTCGAGGCCCGAGAGACACACCTTGTTGATGGTCAGCGCCGGCACGTTCATGGGGATGCCGGCCTTGACGGCCGCCTGGCGCGCGGGGATCTGCCCAGCCCCCGCCTGAAGCACCTGGCCCATGATCACGTACTGCACCTGGTCTCCGCCGATCCCCGCCCGGTCGAGCGCCGCCTTGATGGCGACGCCTCCGAGATCGGCTCCGGAGAAGGACTTCAGCGAGCCGAGCAGCCGACCCATGGGCGTACGGGCGCCCGCGACGATCACTGAGGTGGTACCGGTCGTTCCAGACATGAGGCACGGCCCCTTGGAGATGAGGAGTGAACGAGGGTTTACTCGAATGTACTGAGCAGTACCCCCCCACGTCACCGGCCGAACGGTGTGATCGCGCGCACGTTGCGTAACCACCTCCGACCGCGCTGCACTTACAGCATGCTGACGCGAATCGACCACATCGGAATCGCCTGTTTCGACCTCGACAAGACCGTTGAGTTCTACCGCGCTACCTACGGCTTCGAAGTGTTCCACTCCGAGGTGAACGAGGAGCAGGGCGTGCGCGAGGCCATGCTCAAGATCAATGAGACGAGTGACGGCGGGGCCTCCTACCTCCAGCTCCTGGAGCCCACCCGGGAGGACTCCGCGGTCGGGAAGTGGCTGGCCAAGAACGGTGAGGGCGTCCACCACATCGCCTTCGGCACGGCGGACGTCGACGCCGACTCCGCGGACATCAGGGGCAAGGGCGTACGCGTCCTGTACGACGAGCCGCGCATCGGTTCGATGGGGTCGCGCATCACCTTCCTGCACCCCAAGGACTGCCACGGCGTACTGACCGAACTCGTCACTTCCGCACCGGTTGAGTCACCTGAGCACTGACCTCCGTATATCTGGGCCGGTAGGGTTGGGGGCGGCCGTCCGTCACACGGACGGCCGCGGGCCGGGGTCCGGGTTTCGGGGGGCGAGCGACGGGGCAGCAGCCCATGCTCCGCCGTTGATCTGACACCATTCCCCGGGGGCCCCGTTCGGCGGATGGACGGTGCTCGTTTGGAGAGACTTGCGACCAGGGGACGGATGGGACCGCGCAGTGCGGGGCTACGAGAGCCAGGACAGCCGGCGGCCGGCTGAGACCGACCATCTCTCACGGTTCGAGGCCGAGATGGACCGGCTGAAGACCGAGCGGGAGAAGGCGGTCCAGCACGCCGAGGACCTGGGCTACCAGGTCGAGGTGTTGCGCGCCAAGCTGCACGAGGCGCGCCGCAACCTCGCGTCCCGTCCTGCCTACGACGGCGGGGACATCGGGTACCAGGCCGAGCAGCTGCTGCGTAACGCGCAGATCCAGGCCGACCAGCTGCGCTCCGACGCCGAGCGCGAGCTGCGCGACGCCCGCGCCCAGACGCAGCGCATCCTCCAGGAGCACGCCGAGCAGCAGTCCCGGCTCCAGTCCGAGCTGCACGCCGAGGCCGTCTCGCGCCGCCAGCAGCTCGACCAGGAGCTGGCCGAGCGCCGCCAGACCGTCGAGGCGCACGTCAACGAGAACGTGGCGTGGGCCGAGCAGCTGCGCTCCCGCAGCGAGCAGCAGGCCCGCCGGCTCGTCGACGAGTCCCGCGCCGAGGCCGACCAGGCGCTCGCCGCCGCCCGCGCCGAGGCCGAGCGGGTCGCCACCGAGGCCCGCCAGCGCCTGACGTCGGAGGCCGAGACCGCCCGCGCCGAGGCCGAGGCCCTGCTGCGCCGCGCCCGCACCGACGCCGAGCGCCTCCTGAACGCCGCGTCGACGCAGGCGCAGGAGGCCACCGACCACGCCGAGCAGCTGCGCTCGTCCACGGCCACCGAGTCGGACACGGCCCGCCGCCAGTCCGCCGAGCTGAGCCGCGCCGCCGAGCAGCGCCTGTCCGAGGCCGACACGGCGCTGCGCGAGGCACGCACGTCGGCGGAGAAGGTCCTCACCGAGGCGAAGGACGCCGCGGCCAAGCAGCTCGCGAACGCCGAGTCGGCGAACGAGCAGCGCACGCGCACCGCCAAGGAACAGGTCGCCCGGCTCGTCTCGGAGGCCACCAAGGAGGCCGAGGCCACCAAGTCGGAGGCCGAGCAGGTCGTCACCGACGCCAAGGAGCAGGCGGAGAAGATCCTCGCCGAGGCGGGCGAGAAGGCACGCAACGTCACGGCCGAGGAGACCGCCTCCCAGCTCGCCAAGGCCGCCCGCACGGCCGAAGAGGTGCTCAACAAGGCGTCCGAGGACGCCAAGGCCACCACGAAGGCCGCCTCCGAGGAGGCCGAGCGGCTGCGCAGCGAGGCCGAGGCCGAGGCGGACCGGCTGCGCGGCGAGGCGCACGACATCGCCGAACAGCTCAAGGGCGCGGCGAAGGACGACACCAAGGAGTACCGCGCCAAGACCGTCGAGCTCCAGGAGGAGGCCCGCCGGCTGCGCGGCGAGGCCGAGCAGCTGCGGGCCGAGGCCGTCGACGAGGGCGAGCGGATCCGCAGCGAGGCGCGCCGCGAGGCCGTCCAGCAGATCGAGGAGGCGGCCAGGACCGCCGAGGAGCTGCTCGCCAAGGCGAAGGCGGACGCAGACGAGCTGCGGGCCGGCGCGCAGACCGAGAGCGAGCGGGTCCGCACCGAGGCCATCGAGCGCGCCACGAACCTGCGCAAGCAGGCCGAGGAGACCCTGGAGCGCACCCGCGCCGAGGCCGAGCGGCACCGCGAGGAGGCCGGCGAGCAGGCCGAGGCCACCAAGGCGGAGGCCGAGCGGGCGGCGCAGGAACTGCGCGAGGACACCGAGCGCGCGGTCGCGGCCCGGCAGGCGGAGGCCGCCGACGAGCTGACCCGGCTGCACACCGAGGCCGAGCAGCGCCTGACGGCGTCCGAGACCACGCTCACCGATGCGCGGGCCGAGTCGGAGCGCATCCGCCGCGAGACCGCGGACGAGACGGAGCGGCTGCGCGCCGAGGCCGCCGAGCGGATCCGTACGCTCCAGGCGCAGGCCGAGACGGAGGCCGACCGGCTGCGCACCGAGGCCGCGTCGGACGCGTCCGGGACCCGCGCCGAGGCGGAGAACGTCGCGGTACGGCTGCGGTCCGAGGCCGCGGCCGAGGCCGAGCGGCTCAAGACGGAGGCTCAGGAGAGCGCGGACCGGGTGCGCGCGGAGGCCGCGGCCGCGGCCGAGCGGGTCGCCACGGAGGCCGCGGAGGCGCTGTCCGCCGCTCAGGAGGAGGCCGCCAGGCGCCGCCGCGAGGCCGAGGAGACCCTCGGTTCCGCCCGCCAGGAGGCCGACCAGGAGCGCGAGCGGGCCCGCGAGCAGAGCGAGGAACTCCTCGCGGTCGCCCGCGCCCGCGTCGAGGAGGCGCAGGCAGAGGCCGTACGTCTCGTGGAGGAGGCCGACCGGCGCTCCACCGAGATGGTCGGCGCCGCCGAGCAGACCGCGCAGCAGGTGCGCGACTCCGTGTCCGGGCTCCAGGAGCAGGCGCAGGAGGAGATCGCGGGCCTGCGCAGCGCCGCGGAGCACGCGGCCGAGCGCACCAAGCACGAGGCGCAGGAGGAGGCCGACCGGGTCCGCGCCGACGCGTACGCGGAGCGCGAGCGCGCCACCGACGACGCCAACCGCGTGCGCGGCGAGGCGGCCGCGGAGTCGGAGGCCGCCAAGTCCCTTGCGGAGCGCACGGTTTCCGAGGCGATCGCCGAGTCGGAGCGGATGCGGTCCGAGGCGTCGGAGCACGCCCAGCGGGTCCGTACGGAGGTCTCCGAGCGGCTCGCTTCGGCCGAACAGGACGCGTCCCGTGCCCGGGCCGACGCCCGCGAGGACGCCAACCGGATCCGTTCGGACGCCGCCACGCAGGCGGACACCCTCATCACGGAGGCCACGAGCGAGGCAGAGCGCCTCACGAACGAGACGAACACCGAGGCGGAGCGCGTCCGCGCCGAGTCGACGGCCGCGGCCGAGAAGCTCGTCGGCGACGCCACGGAGGCCGCCGAGCGCCTCACGAACGAGACCAATGCCGAGGCGGAGCGCGTCCGTTCGGAGTCGGTCGCCCGCGCCGAGCAGCTCGTCGGCGACGCCACGACCGAGGCCGCCAGGCTGCACGCGGAGTCCACCGCCGCGGCCGATCAGCTCACGAACGAGACCCTCACCGAGGCTGAGCGGGTGCGCGCCGAGTCGGTCGCCAGGGCCGAGAAGCTCATCGCGGACGCGACCGGGGACGCCGAGCGGCTGCGCGCCGAGGCGGCCGAGACCGTCGGATCCGCGCAGCAGCACGCCGAGCGGATCCGCAGCGAGTCGGAGCGCGTCAAGGCGGAGGCGGCGGCGGAGGCCGAGCGGCTCACGTCCGCGGCGCGCGCCGAGGCCGAGCGGACCCTCGACGAGACCCGCAAGGACGCCAACAAGCGCCGCTCGGAGGCCGCCGAGCAGGTCGACAAGCTCATCACCGAGGCGAGCGCGGAGGCCGAGAAGCTGACGTCCGAGGCGCAGCAGGCCGCGCTGAAGGCGACCGCGGACGCCGAGTCGCAGGCCGACACCATGGTCGGCGCGGCCCGCAAGGAGGCCGACCGGCTGGTCTCCGAGGCGACCGTCGAGGGCAACTCCCTGGTGGAGAAGTCCCGTACGGACGCGGACGAGTTGCTCGTCGGCGCGCGACGCGACGCGACGGCGATCAGGGAGCGGGCCGAGGAGCTGCGCGAGCGCATCACCGGCGAGATCGACGAACTGCACGAGCGGGCGCGGCGCGAGTCCGCCGAGACCATGAAGACGGCCGGCGAGCGGTGCGACGCGCTGGTGAAGGCCGCCGAGGAGCAGCTCACCGAGGCGCAGGCGAAGGCCAAGGAGATGGTCTCGGAGGCGGGTTCGGAGGCGAGCAAGGTCCGGATCGCCGCCGTGAAGAAGGCCGAGGGCCTGCTCAAGGAGGCCGGGGCCAAGAAGACCGAGCTGAGCCGCGAGGCCGAGCGCGTCCTGTCCGAGGCGCAGGCGGAGGCGGAGCGCATGGTCGCCGAGGGCACGCGCGAGCTGGAGGTCCTGGTCCGGCGCCGCGAGGACATCAACGCCGAGATCTCCCGTGTCCAGGACGTCCTGGAGGCATTGGAGTCCTTCGAGGCCCCGTCCGCGGGCGGCGGGTCCAAGGAGGGCGCCGTCAAGGCGGGAGCCGCAGCGGGGGCTACCCGATCGGGTGGCAAGGGGTCGGAAGGGTAGCCAGGACAGCAACGGGCGTGCTTGGAAAGGACCTTCGGCGCTGCCGCTGGCAAGCCATCCTGCGGTTAGCCACTCAAAAGGGGTGTCATTCTCCAGATCAAACGGGCATCTGCTCGATGACACGCCGCTTTGACCCCTAGGATTCCCCCTATCACCTCACCGGTCTCATTCGACAGGAACCCCATGAGCGACACTTCCCCCTACGGCTTCGAGCTTGTGCGGCGTGGGTACGACCGCGCTCAGGTGGACGAACGCATTTCCAAGCTCGTCTCCGACCGTGACAGCGCTCTCGCTCGTATCACTGCTCTGGAAAAGCGCATCGAGGAGCTCCACCTCGAGACGCAGAACGCCCAGGCGCAGGTGAACGACGCCGAGCCGTCGTACGCCGGTCTCGGCGCGCGCGTCGAGAAGATCCTCCGCCTCGCCGAGGAGGAGGCGAAGGACCTGCGCGAGGAGGCCCGGCGCGCCGCCGAGCAGCACCGCGAGCTCGCCGAGTCGGCGGCCCAGCAGGTGCGCAACGACGCAGAATCGTTCGCTGCGGAGCGCAAGTCCAAGGCCGAGGACGAGGGCGTCCGGATCGTCGAGAAGGCCAAGAGCGAAGCGGGCACGCTGCGCGCCGAGGCCCAGAAGGACGCTCAGTCGAAGCGTGAGGAGGCGGACGCCCTCTTCGAGGAGACCCGCGCCAAGGCCGCCCAGGCCGCCGCGGACTTCGAGACGAACCTGGCGAAGCGCCGCGAGCAGTCCGAGCGCGACCTGGCCTCGCGTCAGGCGAAGGCCGAGAAGCGTCTCGCGGAGATCGAGCACCGCGCGGAGCAGCTCCGCCTGGAGGCCGAGAAGCTGCGTACCGACGCCGAGCGCCGCGCCCGCCAGACGGTGGAGACCGCGCAGCGTCAGGCCGAGGACATCGTCGCCGACGCGAACGCCAAGGCCGACCGGATCCGCTCGGAATCGGAGCGCGAGCTCGCCGCCCTGACGAACCGCCGCGACTCCATCAACGCGCAGCTCACCAACGTGCGCGAGATGCTGGCGACGCTCACCGGTGCGGCCGTCGCCGCCGCGGGTGCGCCCGCGGAGGACGAGCCGATCTCGCGTGGGGTTCCCGCCCAGCAGACCCGCTGAACAACCGCAGTCGGAAGCCGAAGCCCCTTGCCGCTCCAGTGGCAGGGGGCTTTGTCCCGTTCTAGCGTTGCCGCATGATCGAGCTCGAGGGGCTGACCAAGCACTACGGCGAGAAGCTGGCCGTCCACGACCTCACCTTCACCGTCAGGCCGGGCATCGTCACGGGGTTCCTCGGCCCCAACGGCGCCGGCAAGTCCACGACGATGCGGATGATGCTCGGGCTCGACAACCCGTCAGCCGGCGATGTGCGCATCGACGGGAAGCACTACGCGCAGCTGAGGGACCCGCTGCGGTACATCGGCGCGCTCCTCGACGCGAAGGCCATGCACGGCGGCCGCAGCGCCTACAACCACCTGCTGTGCCTGGCGCAGAGCAACGGCATCCCGCGCACCCGCGTCGTCGAGGTCCTCGACACGGTGGGTCTGACATCCGTCGCCAGGAAGAAGGCGAAGGGTTTCTCGCTGGGCATGGGCCAGCGCCTCGGCATCGCGGGCGCGCTCCTCGGCGACCCGCGGATCCTGATGTTCGACGAGCCGGTCAACGGGCTCGACCCCGAGGGCATCCACTGGATCCGCAATCTGATGAAGTCCCTCGCGGGGCAGGGCCGTACCGTCTTCGTCTCCTCGCACCTGATGAGCGAGATGGCGCTGACCGCGGACCACCTCGTCGTCATCGGCCAGGGCCGTCTCCTCGCCGACACCTCGATGACCGACTTCATCCAGCAGAACTCCCGCTCGTACGTGCGTCTGCGCTCGCCGCAGCAGGAGCGGCTCCTCGATGTGCTGCACGAGGCCGGTGTCACAGTCGTCGAGGCGGGCAACGGCACGCTCGAGGTGGACGGTGGCAGCCCCGAACAGCTCGGTGACCTGGCGGCCGCCCACCATCTCGCCCTGCACGAGCTGAGCCCTCAGCAGGCCTCGCTGGAGGAGGCCTTCATGCGGCTCACCGCGGAGTCGGTGGAGTACCACGCGCACACCGACGAGCCCGGGGTGCCGCCGCCGGTCGGGCTGCCGCCACCGCCGCAGCAGCAGGGCTGGGGCGAGAGCTGGGACCGTACGAAGAACAAGGGAGCCTGACCGATGGCCACGACCCAGGTTCTCCGGTCCGAGTGGACCAAGATCAGGTCCGTCGCTTCGACGGTGTGGACGCTCGGCCTCGCGGCGGTCCTGACGATCGCTCTCGGCGTGCTGATCTCGATCCTGTCCAGGAACGAGTTCAACAAGATGAACGCGAGGGACCGGCTGTCCTTCGACCCCACGTTCATCAGCTTCGCCGGGATGAGTCTCGGTCAGCTCGCGATGATCGTCTTCGGTGTCCTCGTCGTCTCGAACGAGTACAGCACCGGGATGATCCGCACCTCGCTCGCCGCGGTCCCCCAGCGCGGCACGTTCCTGTTCAGCAAGGTCGCCGTGGCGACCGTCCTGGCGTTCGTCGTGGGCCTCGCCACGAGCTTCATCGCGTTCTTCCTCGGGCAGGCCATCCTCGGCGTGCACCGGGCGCAGATCGGTGACCCGGGCGTCCTGCGCGCGGTGATCGGCGGCGGCCTCTACATGACGCTCATCGCCATGTTCTCGATGGGCGTCGCGTCGATGCTGCGCAGCCCGATGCTGTCGCTCGGCATCCTGATGCCGTTCTTCTTCCTGATCTCGAACATCCTGGGCAACGTCTCGGCGACGAAGAAGATCGGCCGATTCCTGCCCGACCAGGCCGGCAGCAAGATCATGCAGGTGGTGACGCCGATCGGCGACGACACTCCGTACGGTCCGTGGGGCGGCCTGGGCATCATGGTGATCTGGGTGATCCTGGCCCTTTTCTTCGGATATCTGATCCTCAAGAAGCGGGACGCATAGGGGGCTCCGGGCAGCTCCAGGGGCTTTGCCTCGTCTTGGCCGGAACCGTCAGCGCCCCGATATCCTCCTAACCCTTACGGGGGCGTGTGCCCCGATGTCCTGAACCTTTCGATGGGTGCGGAGAATGATCGAGGCAGTCGGCCTGACGAAGCGCTACGGCGCCAAGACAGCCGTGTACAACCTTTCCTTCCAGGTCCGGCCGGGTACGGTGACCGGCTTCCTGGGTCCGAACGGGTCCGGCAAGTCGACGACCATGCGCATGATCCTGGGTCTCGACCAGCCGACGACCGGCCAGGTGACCATCGGCGGCTACCCGTACCGCAAGCTCCCCAACGCCCCGCGGCAGGTCGGCGCCCTGCTCGACGCCAAGGCGGTGCACGGCGGCCGGCACGCCCGTAACCACCTGCTCTGCCTCGCGCAGCTGTCCGGCATCCCGGCCCGCCGCGTGGACGAGGTGCTCGGCGTCGTCGGCCTCCAGGACGTGGCGAAGAAGCGCTCCAAGGGCTTCTCGCTCGGCATGGGCCAGCGCCTCGGCATCGCGGCCGCACTGCTGGGCGACCCGCAGGTGCTCCTCTTCGACGAGCCGGTCAACGGCCTCGACCCGGAGGGCATCCTCTGGGTCAGGAACCTGATGAAGTCGCTCGCCGCCGAGGGCCGCACCGTCTTCGTCTCCTCGCACCTGATGAGCGAGATGGCGCTGACCGCCGAGCACCTGATCGTCATCGGCCGCGGGCAGCTCCTCGCCGACATGAGCGTGCGGGACTTCATCTCGCACAACTCGGCCGACTTCGCGCGGGTGCGCACGCCGGAGGCGGAGCCGCAGCAGCGCGAGAAGCTGACGGCCGCGCTGACCGAGGCGGGCGGCCAGGTGCTGCCCGAGCAGGACGGCGCGCTGCGCGTCATGGGCCTGCCGCTCCCCCGCATCAGCGACCTGGCGCACGGCGCCGACGTACGGCTGTGGGAGCTCTCGCCGCACCAGGCCTCGCTGGAGGAGGCGTACATGCGGATGACGCAGGGCGCCGTCGACTACCGCTCGACCGTCGACCAGCGTGCCGGTCTTCAGCAGCAGCTGCCGCCGGGCGCGATGCCGCAGCAGCAGTTCCCCGCGCCCGGCCAGGGCCAGCCGGACTGGTACGCGCCGCCGCCGCCCCAGCAGGGCGGTCAGCCGTTCGCCCCGCCGCAGGCCGCACCCGGCGGGCCGAACCCGTACGCCGCGCCGCAGCAGCCGCCGGCCGCGCCCGCGGCACCCGCAGCCCCTGCCCCCGCCGACCTGAACAAGCCCGAGGACCCCCGATGACGACGCCGCCCCCGCAGCCGGCTCCGCAGGCCTACGCCCAGCAGAGTGCGCCCAACTGGCAGGGCGCGCCCGGCACTTCGTACACCTCGCCCATCCCGGTCACGCGCACGCACCTGGGGCACGCGCTCGCCTCGGAGTGGACGAAGATCAAGTCCGTACGCTCCACGCTCTGGACGCTCGGCATCTTCCTGTTCCTGGTCCTCGGCGGCGGCCTGTTCGTCTCCGCGCAGACCGAGGACCTCAACTACCAGGACCTGCCCTTCACGTTCCCGGCCTTCATCGGCCTGCTGCTCGGCCAGATCTGCCTGATCACGCTGGGCGTCCTCGTGACGTCGTCGGAGTACGGCACCGGCATGATCCGTACGACGTTCACCGCGTCGCCGCAGCGCTACCGGGTGTTCGCCGCCAAGATCCTGGTGTTCTTCGCGGTCGCGTTCGTCGTCTCCGCGGGCTCCATCCTGCTGGTGGGCCTGCTCACGTCGTCGATGCACAGCGGCCCCGAGGCGGGCGACCTGAGCTGGGGCGGCACGGTCCTCAAGGGCGGGCTCTACGTGTCCCTGCTCGGCGTCCTCGGTCTCGCCGTGGGCTCCATGCTGCGGCATTCGGCGGGCGCGATCACCGCGATGCTCGGCATCGTGCTGCTGCCGTCGATCCTGCCGGTCTTCCTGATGATCTCGCGCAGCACGCGGACGCTCGGCGAGAAGATGCAGGAGTACAACGCCATCAACGCCCTCGCCAAGATCTTCGGCGCGGACGGCGGGAGCACGGGCGGGTCCCAGGTGTGGCTGCTCGTCGGCGTCACGGCCGCGGCCGTGGTCGGCGCGTTCGCGCTGCTCGAGCGGCGCGACGTGTAGAGCTGTCGGCACCGGGAGCTGTCGGCCCCTAGGGTCTGTCCGGCGGATCAGGTCGCACTCAGGGGCCTGCGCTGATCTGTGCTGGTGAGCGGGGTCTGGTGCGTCGAGATGCAAGGCGGAGGAGGGCGACAACGCGGAGCGTTGGCAACCGACGACAACGCCGCAGATCGGCGTGCCAGACCCCGCGCCCGCGACAAGATCCGCCGGACAGGCCCTAGTAGCGAGGCGCGTTCCTGGACCGCTGCACCCGTGTGGTGCGGCGGTCCTTCGCGTTCCAGCAGGCCTTGTGCCAGTGCCGGCGCTCGTCGACGCCCGAGTGCTCGGGCCAGGCCACCACGTGCGCGACCCCGGAGGGGATCTCCTGGTCGCAGCCGGGGCACCGGTACGTCTTGCCGGCCGCGCTCGCGCCCGCGACCTGGCGCACGCTCCACTCCTCGCCCTGCCAGCTCTCCGTACGCTGGAATCCGCCGTAACGGCTGCCCTGCTCCTCGTCCGGTACCTTGCTGGACGGTCGGCCGCCGCGACGGGGCGACGTCTGGTTTCGGCGCGGGGACACCGGATCTCCTCTAGGACTTGTACAGGTGCCTGCACAGGGACTGGGGTTCACGTCCAGCGTACGCGGACGCCTCTCGGGTACCCGCACGACGTCATACCCATGAGTTCTCCGGAAAATCTGCCAATCTCCATGGCAAGCCGTGCCCTTGGCACTTGTCAGCCGTTAATGCCGGTAGGGGGAGTGCCGCGTCGGCGCCAAGAAAGGCAGGAGTGCGATGCGCTTAGGAACTTTTGTACTGGCGGCCCAGTTCCCCGGCCAGGGACAGGGGGAGGCCCTGCACCGGGCGGTGCGGTCCGCCGAGGTGGCCGAGGAGGCCGGGCTCGACTCGGTCTGGCTGGCGGAGCACCACTTCGTGCCGTACGGCACCTGTCCGTCCGCGGTGACGCTCGCCGCGTTGCTCCTCGGCCGCACCCGGCACATCCGCGTCGGCACGGCGGTGAGCGTGCTGCCGACCGCCCACCCGGTCGCCCTCGGCGAGCAGGCGGCGCTGCTGCATGTGACGTCCGGCGGCCGCTTCTCGCTCGGCGTCGGCCGCGGCGGCCCCTGGGTGGACCTGGAAGTCTTCGGCTCGGGCATCGCGGCGTACGAGGAGGGGTTCCCGGAGTCCCTGGACCTGCTGCTGCGCTGGCTGCGCGAGCCCCGCGTCGAGGCCGAGGGGGAACGGTTCGGTTTCCGCGAGGTCGCCGTGGTCCCGCGCCCCGACGAGGCGCTGAACTCCCCCGACGGCCCCGAGGTGGTGGTCGCCTGCACCTCACCGAAGAGCGTGCGCCTCGCGGCGGAGCGCGGCCTTCCGATGCTGCTCGGCATGCACGCCGGGGACGAGGAGAAGGCCGAGATGGTCTCCCTGTGGCGCACGCACGCGCGGGCCGCCGGCCGCGGCCCGGAGGAGATCCACGCCGCGCCGCACGTCTCGGCCGGAGTGGCCCAGATCGGCGACCGCGGGGCGCAGGCGCGCGAGACGCTCCTCAAGGCGATGCCCGGTTGGCTGAAACAGGGGCTCGACGCCCATGTGACGGTGGACGGCCGCACGCGGTCCATGCGGGACCCGGTCGCGTACACGGAACTGCTGTGCGGGCTGCACCCGGTGGGGACTCCCGAGCAGTGCGCGGACCGGCTCGCGGCGACCTCGGAGCGCACGGGCATCACGCGCTTCGCGCTGCTCGTCGAGGGCTCCGGCGATCTCGCGGCCACCGAGGAGAACGTGCGCAGGCTGGGCGCCGAGGTACTCCCCCAGCTGCGCTGAGACGCGTCACCGCCGTGCGGCCCGTAGTCCACCGCCCCGTACTTGTGCACCTCCCGCGTACGGAGCGGCAGACCATCCGATTCCGCCTTCAACCGGCTGTCAGCAGTCCCTGAGTTCAGGGGACTGGTTCAACAGCTGGTTGCGGGCCGAGGTGAAGCGGGCCAGCGTGCCGTCCACCGACGGGTCCTGTGGGAACACCGCCAGACGGTGGCAGTTCTGGAAGGCCAGCCGTACACCGAAGTGCCGCTGCAGCGCGCCACGAATCGCGTCACTCGCGAGCGCACGCAGCAGCTGCCCACGTGCCTGCTCGTCCGGCGGAGGCGTCTGGTTGTCGGCGAAGTCTCCGCCGTCGACCTTCAGCTGGGCCACCAGGGAGCTGATCATCTCCCATGCGTAAGGCAGGGAGGTCCGGACGCAGTCGACGAAGTCAGCTTCGTCGACCTCGCCTCGCTCGGCCTGTTCCAACAGTGCCGGTGAGACGTCGAGCGACATGGGTTCTCCTCTCGCACCCCCGCGGGGAGCGGGGGCTGACGGGCAGGTAAGGAGCGCGCGACGACGTACGACCACGAACACGCTGCGTACAGGCGTCGCGACCTCCCGCTTATACGGTAAGCAACGTCAGGGGCCCGCAACAGGGGATCGCAGGCACAGTCGGTCCACAACCGGCCAATAACGAACCCGGCAGTTCCAGGGCGAATCGCGTGGACCACTGGTCGTCGAGTAGCGTTGCCGACCATGCGTCTCGTCATCGCCCGCTGCTCCGTGGACTACGCGGGCAGGCTCACAGCCCATCTCCCGTCGGCTCCCCGCCTGATCCTCGTGAAGGCGGACGGCAGCGTCTCGATCCACGCGGACGACAGGGCCTACAAACCTCTCAACTGGATGTCCCCGCCCTGCACCCTGAAGGAGGGCACGGGCGACGACAGCGGCACCTGGACCGTCATCAACAAGGCGGGCGAGAAACTCATCATC encodes the following:
- a CDS encoding cellulose-binding protein, whose amino-acid sequence is MSDTSPYGFELVRRGYDRAQVDERISKLVSDRDSALARITALEKRIEELHLETQNAQAQVNDAEPSYAGLGARVEKILRLAEEEAKDLREEARRAAEQHRELAESAAQQVRNDAESFAAERKSKAEDEGVRIVEKAKSEAGTLRAEAQKDAQSKREEADALFEETRAKAAQAAADFETNLAKRREQSERDLASRQAKAEKRLAEIEHRAEQLRLEAEKLRTDAERRARQTVETAQRQAEDIVADANAKADRIRSESERELAALTNRRDSINAQLTNVREMLATLTGAAVAAAGAPAEDEPISRGVPAQQTR
- a CDS encoding ABC transporter ATP-binding protein, producing the protein MIELEGLTKHYGEKLAVHDLTFTVRPGIVTGFLGPNGAGKSTTMRMMLGLDNPSAGDVRIDGKHYAQLRDPLRYIGALLDAKAMHGGRSAYNHLLCLAQSNGIPRTRVVEVLDTVGLTSVARKKAKGFSLGMGQRLGIAGALLGDPRILMFDEPVNGLDPEGIHWIRNLMKSLAGQGRTVFVSSHLMSEMALTADHLVVIGQGRLLADTSMTDFIQQNSRSYVRLRSPQQERLLDVLHEAGVTVVEAGNGTLEVDGGSPEQLGDLAAAHHLALHELSPQQASLEEAFMRLTAESVEYHAHTDEPGVPPPVGLPPPPQQQGWGESWDRTKNKGA
- a CDS encoding ABC transporter permease: MATTQVLRSEWTKIRSVASTVWTLGLAAVLTIALGVLISILSRNEFNKMNARDRLSFDPTFISFAGMSLGQLAMIVFGVLVVSNEYSTGMIRTSLAAVPQRGTFLFSKVAVATVLAFVVGLATSFIAFFLGQAILGVHRAQIGDPGVLRAVIGGGLYMTLIAMFSMGVASMLRSPMLSLGILMPFFFLISNILGNVSATKKIGRFLPDQAGSKIMQVVTPIGDDTPYGPWGGLGIMVIWVILALFFGYLILKKRDA
- a CDS encoding ABC transporter ATP-binding protein codes for the protein MIEAVGLTKRYGAKTAVYNLSFQVRPGTVTGFLGPNGSGKSTTMRMILGLDQPTTGQVTIGGYPYRKLPNAPRQVGALLDAKAVHGGRHARNHLLCLAQLSGIPARRVDEVLGVVGLQDVAKKRSKGFSLGMGQRLGIAAALLGDPQVLLFDEPVNGLDPEGILWVRNLMKSLAAEGRTVFVSSHLMSEMALTAEHLIVIGRGQLLADMSVRDFISHNSADFARVRTPEAEPQQREKLTAALTEAGGQVLPEQDGALRVMGLPLPRISDLAHGADVRLWELSPHQASLEEAYMRMTQGAVDYRSTVDQRAGLQQQLPPGAMPQQQFPAPGQGQPDWYAPPPPQQGGQPFAPPQAAPGGPNPYAAPQQPPAAPAAPAAPAPADLNKPEDPR
- a CDS encoding ABC transporter permease; the protein is MTTPPPQPAPQAYAQQSAPNWQGAPGTSYTSPIPVTRTHLGHALASEWTKIKSVRSTLWTLGIFLFLVLGGGLFVSAQTEDLNYQDLPFTFPAFIGLLLGQICLITLGVLVTSSEYGTGMIRTTFTASPQRYRVFAAKILVFFAVAFVVSAGSILLVGLLTSSMHSGPEAGDLSWGGTVLKGGLYVSLLGVLGLAVGSMLRHSAGAITAMLGIVLLPSILPVFLMISRSTRTLGEKMQEYNAINALAKIFGADGGSTGGSQVWLLVGVTAAAVVGAFALLERRDV
- a CDS encoding ATP/GTP-binding protein, with translation MSPRRNQTSPRRGGRPSSKVPDEEQGSRYGGFQRTESWQGEEWSVRQVAGASAAGKTYRCPGCDQEIPSGVAHVVAWPEHSGVDERRHWHKACWNAKDRRTTRVQRSRNAPRY